A genomic stretch from Pseudobdellovibrionaceae bacterium includes:
- the mreC gene encoding rod shape-determining protein MreC — MPSIVKSKITLFSLVLIVGLSLYNYQKHFQSLLNNTTYHFSNASAILPSILYQAPIGIYEAIKKYTLLLSIKENNKKLIIENQKLVIRLQNKLELQKENQRLKALLNLKIIKESKLIVAKVISVDIFDHFLSITVSKGSADGVEKLQGALSPEGVVGMVRNVYKHTSQIILLLSNQISIDSINQRSRVRTLITGYKNGFYTFIDPQENLLSSKEIQEGDLFISSGLQKNFPEGLPIGRIFKITKAPLNKQLQVLIKPAVSFNTLEEVFIVKKP, encoded by the coding sequence ATGCCTTCTATTGTTAAAAGTAAAATCACCCTATTTAGCTTAGTCTTAATCGTAGGGCTTAGCCTGTATAATTACCAAAAACACTTTCAATCCCTACTAAACAACACGACATATCATTTTAGCAACGCTTCTGCTATTTTGCCTAGTATCTTATACCAAGCCCCAATAGGAATATATGAGGCCATTAAAAAATACACTTTGCTATTATCTATCAAAGAAAATAATAAAAAACTAATTATAGAAAATCAAAAATTAGTTATTCGATTACAAAATAAATTAGAGCTACAAAAAGAAAATCAACGCTTAAAAGCTTTGTTAAATTTAAAAATTATAAAAGAATCTAAATTAATAGTGGCCAAAGTAATTAGTGTTGATATTTTTGATCACTTTTTATCCATTACTGTCAGCAAAGGGTCGGCAGACGGCGTAGAAAAACTGCAAGGAGCCTTAAGCCCCGAAGGGGTTGTGGGAATGGTAAGAAATGTTTACAAACACACCTCACAAATTATTTTATTACTGTCTAATCAAATATCTATAGATAGTATTAATCAAAGATCTAGAGTGCGCACTTTAATTACAGGATATAAAAACGGTTTTTATACATTTATTGACCCTCAAGAAAACCTATTATCTTCTAAAGAAATTCAAGAAGGAGATTTATTTATTAGTTCGGGCTTGCAAAAAAACTTTCCTGAAGGCTTGCCTATTGGAAGAATTTTTAAAATTACAAAAGCCCCGTTAAATAAACAACTCCAAGTACTTATAAAACCCGCTGTCTCTTTTAATACTTTAGAAGAAGTATTTATTGTAAAAAAACCTTAA